One segment of Phragmites australis chromosome 13, lpPhrAust1.1, whole genome shotgun sequence DNA contains the following:
- the LOC133888091 gene encoding serine carboxypeptidase-like 35 has translation MATTVMALLVLSLATASAVATGASWRSQRPEADLVTGLPGQPAVGFRHYAGYVDVGSGGGKALFYWFFEAEREPDKKPLMLWLNGGPGCSSVAYGAAQELGPFLVRSYGTSLTLNAYSWNKAVNLLFLEAPVGVGFSYTNRTSDLKQLGDLVTAQDSYSFLLNWLDRFPEFKNRDFYIAGESYAGHYVPQLAELVYDGNKGASRDRVINIKGFMIGNAVLNDATDQLGMVEYAWSHAIISDELYSAVRRECDSFKEEADGGKPGKGCSPALRAFLGAYDDIDIYSIYTPTCLSSSPAAAATSRRPSRLVAAPRLFSRHDAWHRMKRVPAGYDPCTEAYVTSYFNRGDAQRALHANRTGLPYPYSPCSEVIRKWNDSPATILPILKKLMGAGLRIWVYSGDTDGRVPVTSTRYSINAMGLRPRERKKRPAATGAEWGGWRAWYYRQQVAGWAVEYEEGLTLVTVRGAGHQVPLFAPERSLAMLYHFLRGQALPASRSR, from the exons ATGGCCACCACGGTCATGGCATTGCTCGTGCTCTCGCTGGCCACGGCGTCGGCCGTGGCCACCGGCGCGTCCTGGAGGAGCCAGCGGCCTGAGGCCGACCTCGTGACCGGGCTGCCTGGGCAACCGGCGGTCGGGTTCAGGCATTACGCCGGCTACGTCGACGTCGGCTCTGGCGGCGGCAAGGCGCTCTTCTACTGGTTCTTCGAGGCCGAGCGGGAGCCGGACAAGAAGCCCCTCATGCTCTGGCTCAACGGAG GACCTGGATGCTCCTCTGTTGCCTACGGTGCCGCGCAGGAGCTGGGCCCGTTCCTGGTCAGGAGCTACGGCACTAGCCTCACTCTCAACGCCTACTCTTGGAACAAag CTGTGAATCTGCTGTTCCTCGAAGCGCCGGTGGGCGTGGGGTTCTCCTACACCAATCGGACGTCCGACCTGAAGCAGCTCGGCGACCTTGTGACGGCACAGGACTCGTACAGCTTTCTCCTGAACTGGCTCGACAGGTTCCCGGAGTTCAAGAACCGCGACTTCTACATCGCCGGAGAGAGCTACGCTG GGCACTATGTCCCACAGCTCGCGGAGCTTGTCTACGATGGGAACAAAGGGGCGAGCAGAGACAGAGTCATCAACATCAAAGGTTTCATG ATCGGCAATGCGGTGCTGAACGACGCCACGGACCAGCTGGGCATGGTGGAGTACGCGTGGAGCCATGCCATCATCTCGGACGAGCTCTACTCGGCGGTGCGGCGGGAGTGCGACTCCTTCAAGGAGGAGGCGGACGGCGGCAAGCCCGGCAAAGGCTGCTCGCCGGCTCTCCGCGCCTTCCTCGGGGCCTACGACGACATCGACATCTACAGCATCTACACGCCGACGTGCCTGTCCTCttcccccgccgccgcagccacgTCGCGGCGGCCGTCGAGGCTCGTCGCCGCGCCACGCCTCTTTTCCAGACAT GATGCGTGGCACAGGATGAAGCGTGTGCCGGCGGGATACGACCCGTGCACGGAGGCATACGTGACGAGCTACTTCAACCGCGGGGACGCGCAGCGCGCGCTGCACGCCAACCGGACAGGCCTGCCCTACCCGTACTCGCCCTGCAG TGAGGTCATACGTAAATGGAACGACTCGCCGGCTACCATACTGCCCATCCTGAAGAAGCTCATGGGCGCCGGACTGCGCATCTGGGTTTATAG CGGCGACACGGACGGGCGGGTGCCGGTGACGTCGACGCGGTACAGCATCAACGCCATGGGGCTGCGGCcgcgggagaggaagaagaggcccGCTGCGACGGGGGCGGAGTGGGGCGGGTGGCGGGCGTGGTACTACAGGCAGCAGGTGGCCGGGTGGGCGGTGGAGTACGAGGAGGGGCTCACGCTGGTGACGGTGCGCGGCGCGGGGCACCAGGTGCCGCTCTTCGCGCCGGAACGCTCGCTCGCCATGCTCTACCACTTCCTCCGGGGCCAGGCCCTGCCGGCCTCGCGCTCACGCTAG